One genomic segment of Microbacterium sp. ProA8 includes these proteins:
- a CDS encoding carbohydrate ABC transporter permease — protein MSAQTLPSSTRLIEVQPPRRRARRSPAARIVFGIPYAVLTTALAIMFLYPLIWTAVSSVAPRAGTSQPEGWGFGNYAALADYQAGIWVYLGNSTFVALLTVLLTLVVSTLGGYAFARFSFPGKNLLFLTVLAILMVPYTTLLIPLYVILNAVGLSNSLVGVAIVLTMFQLPFSMFMMRISFESVPRELDEAALVDGATTFGALRLVLLPAVKPGLITVGMFAFLAAWNDFMAPLILITDTNRMTLPLAVSNLRVQVQGVIDYGATEAGVVVLALPCIVLFLVLQRHYVRGFMSGAFKG, from the coding sequence ATGTCCGCACAGACGCTTCCGTCCTCCACCCGCCTCATCGAGGTGCAGCCGCCGCGCCGCCGCGCCCGGCGCTCCCCCGCGGCGCGCATCGTCTTCGGCATCCCGTACGCGGTGCTGACCACGGCGCTCGCCATCATGTTCCTCTACCCGCTCATCTGGACCGCCGTGTCGTCCGTGGCGCCCCGAGCCGGCACCAGCCAGCCGGAGGGCTGGGGATTCGGCAACTACGCGGCCCTCGCCGACTACCAGGCCGGCATCTGGGTCTATCTCGGCAACTCGACCTTCGTCGCGCTGCTGACGGTGCTGCTGACCCTGGTCGTCTCGACTCTCGGCGGCTACGCCTTCGCCCGGTTCTCGTTCCCGGGGAAGAACCTGCTGTTCCTCACGGTGCTCGCGATCCTGATGGTGCCGTACACGACGCTGCTCATCCCGCTCTACGTGATCCTCAACGCCGTCGGCCTGAGCAACTCCCTGGTCGGCGTCGCGATCGTGCTCACGATGTTCCAGCTGCCGTTCTCGATGTTCATGATGCGGATCTCCTTCGAATCCGTTCCTCGCGAGCTCGACGAAGCAGCGCTGGTCGACGGCGCGACCACCTTCGGGGCGCTCCGGCTCGTGCTGCTGCCCGCGGTCAAGCCGGGGCTCATCACGGTCGGCATGTTCGCCTTCCTCGCGGCCTGGAACGACTTCATGGCGCCGCTCATCCTGATCACCGACACGAACCGGATGACGCTGCCCCTGGCCGTCTCCAACCTTCGCGTGCAGGTGCAGGGCGTCATCGACTACGGCGCGACGGAGGCGGGAGTGGTCGTGCTGGCGCTGCCCTGCATCGTGCTGTTCCTCGTGCTGCAGCGCCACTACGTCCGCGGATTCATGTCGGGAGCTTTCAAGGGATGA
- a CDS encoding oxygenase MpaB family protein, with amino-acid sequence MGADAPKTRRPALRARLLTALAGDPDGTPPWVRALADGDDAGYFADGGAVWTVHAGTGTFIAGIRALLIQALHPGAMAGVHDFSRYRDDPIGRLTGTVRWIICVTYGSTAQAARETQRVARLHERVQGSYESVAGPRDYSAGDADLVEWVHLAFTEAFLGAHQRWGGPIPGGSDAYVREWAQAGRLMRLTNPPLTEGELHARMDGFLARGELRRDARVDDVVRFLRAAPFTGVMRIAYRVLFAAAVASLPRRYRQLLGLRRSPLPVVTLTRIVLAVSAKALEEGPRAQDFARQRLRRLSGARPAAPDAATAR; translated from the coding sequence ATGGGTGCAGACGCTCCGAAGACGCGACGACCGGCGCTGCGCGCCCGGTTGCTGACCGCTCTCGCCGGCGATCCCGACGGCACGCCGCCGTGGGTCCGGGCCCTGGCCGACGGCGACGACGCCGGGTACTTCGCAGACGGCGGCGCGGTGTGGACGGTGCACGCCGGCACGGGAACCTTCATCGCCGGCATCCGCGCCCTGCTCATCCAGGCTCTCCATCCGGGGGCGATGGCGGGCGTGCACGACTTCTCGCGCTACCGCGACGACCCGATCGGGCGCCTCACCGGCACGGTGCGCTGGATCATCTGCGTCACCTACGGATCGACCGCGCAGGCGGCGCGGGAGACCCAGCGCGTCGCGCGGCTGCACGAGCGGGTGCAGGGCTCGTACGAGTCCGTCGCGGGCCCGCGCGACTACTCGGCGGGCGACGCGGACCTCGTCGAGTGGGTGCATCTCGCCTTCACCGAGGCGTTCCTCGGCGCGCACCAGCGGTGGGGCGGACCCATCCCCGGCGGCAGCGACGCGTATGTCCGCGAGTGGGCGCAGGCCGGTCGCCTGATGCGCCTCACGAATCCACCGCTGACCGAGGGCGAGCTGCACGCCCGCATGGACGGGTTCCTGGCACGCGGCGAGCTCCGCCGCGACGCCCGAGTGGACGACGTGGTGCGGTTCCTCCGCGCGGCGCCCTTCACCGGCGTCATGCGCATCGCCTACCGCGTGCTCTTCGCCGCGGCCGTCGCCAGTCTGCCGCGCCGGTACCGGCAGCTGCTCGGCCTGCGCCGGTCTCCCCTGCCCGTGGTGACCCTCACCCGCATCGTGCTGGCGGTGTCGGCGAAGGCACTCGAAGAGGGCCCGCGCGCGCAGGATTTCGCCCGGCAGCGGCTCCGCCGGCTCAGCGGCGCGCGGCCTGCGGCGCCGGATGCCGCGACCGCCCGCTGA
- a CDS encoding LacI family DNA-binding transcriptional regulator, whose translation MAANESGARSATLSDVARRAGVSIATASKALNGREDVAPATRRRVMDAAEELSFTPNAMARGLLAGRTGTVGLLTSDLEGRFMIPILMGAEDAFGAGKVNVFLCDARGDAIREQHHLKALLSRRVDGIIVVGRQTDPRPSLGQEIPVPVVYAYAPSDDPRDLSLTPDNYAGGRLAVEHLIACGRTRIAHITGDPAYAAAQDRIAGARAALDAAGLELVGEPMFSEWTEHWGRDAAAMLLERHPNVDAIFCGSDQLARGALDTARDLGRRVPEDLAVIGYDNWEVLATNSRPELTSIDANLQQLGRQAAQRVFDAIDGVDIGEGTHHLPVRLIIRGSTIPRR comes from the coding sequence ATGGCCGCGAACGAGTCCGGGGCACGCAGCGCGACGCTGAGTGATGTCGCGAGGCGCGCGGGAGTGTCGATCGCGACAGCGTCGAAGGCGCTCAACGGCCGGGAGGACGTCGCTCCCGCCACTCGACGGAGGGTGATGGATGCCGCCGAAGAGCTGTCGTTCACCCCCAATGCCATGGCGCGGGGCCTCCTTGCCGGGCGCACCGGCACCGTGGGGCTGCTGACGAGCGACCTCGAGGGCCGCTTCATGATTCCGATCCTGATGGGCGCCGAGGACGCCTTCGGTGCCGGAAAGGTCAACGTGTTCCTCTGCGACGCGCGCGGCGACGCCATCCGCGAGCAGCACCACCTCAAGGCGCTGCTGAGCCGGCGTGTCGACGGCATCATCGTCGTCGGCCGGCAGACCGACCCCCGCCCGTCGCTGGGTCAGGAGATCCCGGTGCCGGTCGTGTATGCGTACGCGCCGTCCGACGACCCGCGCGACCTCTCGCTCACCCCCGACAACTACGCGGGCGGCAGGCTGGCCGTCGAGCACCTCATCGCGTGCGGCCGCACCCGCATCGCCCACATCACCGGCGACCCCGCCTACGCCGCCGCACAGGATCGCATCGCGGGAGCGCGGGCAGCGCTCGACGCGGCCGGCCTCGAGCTCGTAGGAGAGCCGATGTTCTCCGAGTGGACCGAGCATTGGGGGAGGGATGCCGCGGCCATGCTGCTGGAACGGCATCCCAATGTCGACGCCATCTTCTGCGGCTCCGACCAGCTCGCGCGCGGCGCGCTCGACACCGCGCGGGACCTCGGCCGTCGCGTGCCGGAGGATCTCGCCGTCATCGGCTACGACAACTGGGAGGTGCTGGCGACCAACTCGCGCCCCGAGCTGACGAGCATCGACGCGAACCTCCAGCAGCTGGGACGCCAGGCGGCGCAACGGGTGTTCGACGCGATCGACGGCGTGGACATCGGCGAGGGCACCCACCACCTTCCGGTGCGCCTGATCATCCGCGGCTCGACGATCCCGCGCCGCTGA
- a CDS encoding L-ribulose-5-phosphate 4-epimerase: MEDPVTSPDPATPASAFTPEVEASIAAVRADVAKLHGELVRYGLVVWTGGNVSGRVPGADLFVIKPSGVSYDDLAAENMILCDLDGNVVPGTPGSERSPSSDTAAHAYVYRNMPEVGGVVHTHSTFAVAWAARGEEIPCVITAMADEFGGPIPIGPFAIIGDDSIGRGIVETLTGHRSRAVLMQNHGPFTIGTSAKDAVKAAVMVEDVARTVHYAREAGPLIPIPQDAIDRLFDRYQNVYGQSSDERRDAADERADASTERGEEGGR; this comes from the coding sequence ATGGAGGACCCCGTGACAAGCCCCGATCCGGCGACCCCGGCATCCGCGTTCACCCCCGAGGTCGAGGCATCCATCGCCGCCGTCCGGGCCGATGTCGCGAAGCTCCACGGCGAGCTCGTGCGCTACGGCCTCGTGGTCTGGACGGGCGGCAACGTCTCGGGGCGCGTCCCCGGCGCCGACCTGTTCGTCATCAAGCCGTCCGGGGTCTCGTACGACGACCTCGCTGCCGAGAACATGATCCTGTGCGACCTCGACGGCAACGTCGTGCCCGGCACGCCCGGCAGCGAGCGCAGCCCGTCGAGTGACACCGCGGCGCACGCCTACGTCTACCGGAACATGCCGGAGGTCGGCGGCGTCGTGCACACGCACTCCACGTTCGCTGTGGCCTGGGCGGCGCGCGGCGAGGAGATCCCCTGCGTCATCACGGCCATGGCCGACGAGTTCGGCGGACCCATCCCCATCGGCCCGTTCGCCATCATCGGCGACGACTCGATCGGCCGCGGCATAGTCGAGACCCTCACCGGACACCGCAGTCGCGCGGTGCTGATGCAGAACCACGGTCCGTTCACGATCGGCACGTCGGCGAAGGATGCGGTGAAGGCCGCGGTGATGGTCGAAGACGTCGCCCGCACCGTGCACTACGCGCGGGAGGCCGGCCCGCTGATCCCCATCCCGCAGGACGCGATCGACCGCCTGTTCGATCGCTACCAGAACGTCTACGGCCAGTCGTCCGACGAGCGCCGTGACGCGGCCGACGAGCGCGCTGACGCGTCCACCGAGCGCGGGGAAGAGGGCGGCCGATGA
- a CDS encoding DUF1992 domain-containing protein, producing MSEGPREAAERYRFEKWQREQGLSSDEEDAADAAAPPARGFSAAERAAVVENAIQQAIRRGEFDDLPGAGKPIPGLGESHDPDWWIRRKIESEQLTGLGPPALRLRVENAELDARLDALSSEADVRDALEDFNRRVVEARRQLQGGPPVVTPTRDVDAEIAAWRERRTARITAQAQAKTDAAARRRSPWWRRRGRE from the coding sequence ATGAGCGAGGGGCCGCGCGAAGCCGCCGAACGCTACCGCTTCGAGAAGTGGCAGCGTGAGCAGGGCTTGTCATCGGACGAAGAGGATGCCGCAGACGCGGCCGCGCCGCCGGCACGGGGCTTCTCGGCGGCCGAGCGGGCGGCAGTCGTCGAGAACGCGATCCAGCAGGCGATCCGCCGAGGCGAGTTCGATGATCTGCCCGGCGCCGGCAAGCCCATCCCCGGCCTCGGCGAAAGCCACGATCCGGACTGGTGGATCCGCCGCAAGATCGAGAGCGAGCAGCTCACCGGCCTCGGTCCGCCGGCGCTCCGGCTCCGCGTCGAGAACGCCGAGCTCGACGCGCGCCTCGATGCGCTGAGCAGCGAGGCCGACGTGCGCGACGCGCTCGAGGACTTCAACCGCCGCGTCGTCGAGGCCCGGCGGCAGCTGCAGGGCGGGCCGCCGGTCGTGACCCCGACGCGTGACGTCGACGCCGAGATTGCGGCATGGCGCGAGCGCCGCACCGCGCGGATCACGGCGCAGGCGCAGGCGAAGACGGATGCCGCAGCCCGCCGCCGCAGCCCGTGGTGGCGTCGCCGCGGGCGCGAGTAG
- a CDS encoding LacI family DNA-binding transcriptional regulator — translation MDDTRPLPADPVRVGVREVARAAGVSTQTVSRVLNEHPNIRPETRDRVLQAIADLGYRVNNAARTLGTRTTRTLGVIASDATLYGPAVGIAALEAAARDAGRWIATAYADASDEASVRDAADRLLGQGVDGLIVLAPHAATLTALTGAHPGVAIAALHTGPGAEQQEAGAALAISHLVDLGHRRIGRVAGPEEWLEARSREAGMRRALEDARLGSEPHWSGDWTAAAGAALAAEVAAAVRAGGPTAVAVANDQMALGLIAGLREAGVDVPGDVSIVGFDDNPDAAFYRPALTTVGLDLAGEARRAVAAVLGAGAPGPAAPRLVVRASTAPPR, via the coding sequence ATGGACGACACGCGGCCGCTTCCCGCCGATCCCGTGCGCGTGGGCGTGCGCGAGGTGGCGCGTGCCGCAGGAGTGTCGACGCAGACGGTGTCGCGCGTGCTCAACGAGCACCCGAACATCCGACCCGAGACGCGCGACCGCGTGCTGCAGGCGATCGCCGACCTCGGCTACCGCGTGAACAACGCCGCCCGCACGCTCGGCACCCGCACCACCCGCACGCTCGGGGTCATCGCCTCCGACGCGACGCTGTACGGACCGGCGGTCGGCATCGCCGCGCTCGAGGCGGCGGCGCGCGACGCCGGCCGGTGGATCGCGACGGCGTACGCGGACGCCTCGGACGAGGCATCCGTCCGCGATGCGGCCGATCGCCTGCTGGGCCAGGGCGTCGACGGGCTCATCGTGCTCGCGCCGCACGCGGCCACGCTGACGGCGCTGACGGGCGCGCACCCAGGGGTCGCGATCGCCGCGCTGCACACCGGACCCGGCGCCGAGCAGCAGGAGGCGGGCGCGGCTCTCGCCATCTCGCACCTCGTCGACCTCGGGCATCGCCGCATCGGCCGGGTCGCCGGACCCGAGGAGTGGCTCGAGGCGCGCTCGCGCGAAGCGGGGATGCGCCGCGCGCTCGAGGACGCCAGGCTCGGGAGCGAGCCGCACTGGAGCGGCGACTGGACCGCTGCGGCCGGCGCCGCTCTCGCTGCGGAGGTCGCCGCGGCCGTGCGCGCGGGAGGTCCGACGGCGGTGGCGGTGGCCAACGACCAGATGGCGCTGGGCCTCATCGCGGGACTCCGCGAGGCGGGCGTCGACGTGCCCGGCGACGTGAGCATCGTGGGCTTCGACGACAACCCGGATGCCGCGTTCTACCGCCCGGCGCTCACCACGGTGGGGCTCGACCTGGCGGGCGAGGCGCGCCGGGCTGTCGCGGCGGTGCTCGGCGCCGGGGCGCCGGGGCCTGCCGCGCCGCGGCTCGTCGTCCGCGCCTCAACGGCCCCGCCTCGTTGA
- a CDS encoding sugar ABC transporter permease, giving the protein MSAETLSPPTSPPTAPSPPHRASRARREALRGWLYASPTTLFVVFVFLLPLLLVLHMSASDWPLLSGNQGWNLPENYVDAVDHRLFWDAIWFTLKYTVITTILLIGLGLGLALLVQESTRWKSLLRTSFLVPSALGLASASLLFYVLYSPYAGPFADLMQSWGFTFLGTPEGALWSTVFLIVWRYAGFYMLLMLVGLQAIPDDVYEAARIDGASAWQTFRGITLPLLRPTFALTIVLCVTGSLLAFEQFYILTKGGPDNSTMTIVQLIYNVAFQGQNDLGIAAALSVIVLLALIVINIFQLRAFRRTDED; this is encoded by the coding sequence ATGTCCGCCGAGACGCTGAGTCCGCCGACGAGTCCGCCGACCGCCCCCTCCCCGCCGCACCGCGCTTCGCGCGCCCGGCGCGAGGCGCTGCGCGGGTGGCTCTACGCATCCCCGACGACCCTGTTCGTGGTGTTCGTCTTCCTGCTGCCACTGCTGCTGGTGCTGCACATGTCGGCGTCGGACTGGCCGCTGCTCTCGGGCAACCAGGGCTGGAACCTTCCCGAGAACTACGTCGACGCCGTCGACCACCGCCTGTTCTGGGACGCCATCTGGTTCACCCTGAAGTACACGGTCATCACGACGATCCTGCTCATCGGCCTGGGGCTCGGGCTTGCACTGCTGGTGCAGGAGTCCACCCGGTGGAAGTCGCTGCTGCGCACCTCGTTCCTCGTGCCGAGCGCACTGGGTCTCGCCTCGGCATCCCTCCTCTTCTACGTGCTCTACTCCCCGTACGCGGGGCCGTTCGCCGACCTCATGCAGTCGTGGGGCTTCACGTTCCTCGGCACACCCGAGGGGGCGCTCTGGTCGACCGTGTTCCTCATCGTGTGGCGGTACGCCGGCTTCTACATGCTGCTCATGCTGGTGGGCCTGCAGGCGATCCCCGACGACGTCTACGAGGCGGCGCGCATCGACGGCGCCTCGGCGTGGCAGACCTTCCGCGGCATCACGCTTCCGCTGCTGCGTCCGACGTTCGCACTCACCATCGTGCTGTGCGTCACCGGCTCGCTCCTGGCGTTCGAGCAGTTCTACATCCTGACCAAGGGCGGACCCGACAACAGCACCATGACGATCGTGCAGCTGATCTACAACGTCGCCTTCCAGGGCCAGAACGATCTCGGCATCGCCGCGGCGCTGTCGGTGATCGTGCTGCTGGCTCTCATCGTCATCAACATCTTCCAGCTGCGCGCGTTCCGCCGCACCGACGAGGACTGA
- a CDS encoding NAD(P)-dependent oxidoreductase — protein sequence MRIALTGSSGKLGTVVARELRAAGHDVIGLDVVGTRGPGFVQVDLTDYGQVIDALTAVNDRHEGVDGVVHLGAIPAPGIRSDVATFHNNMTATFNVFWAAVRLGIHRLVYASSETVLGLPFDVAPPYIPVDEEYPPRPESVYSLVKTLEERMAVELVRWHPELSITGLRFSNVMVPEDYAAFPSYDADAMTRKWNLWGYIDARDGAQAVQRALEVAPPGFETYIIAAADTVMSRPNAELVAEVFPGVETREFGEHDTLLSIDKARRVLGYAPQHSWRDHVTGS from the coding sequence ATGCGCATCGCCCTCACCGGCTCGTCCGGAAAGCTCGGCACCGTCGTCGCCCGCGAACTGCGTGCGGCCGGCCATGACGTCATCGGCCTCGACGTGGTCGGAACCCGCGGTCCTGGCTTCGTCCAGGTCGATCTCACCGACTACGGCCAGGTGATCGACGCCCTCACCGCAGTCAACGATCGCCACGAAGGGGTCGACGGGGTCGTGCATCTCGGGGCGATCCCCGCCCCCGGCATCCGCTCCGATGTCGCGACCTTCCACAACAACATGACCGCGACGTTCAATGTGTTCTGGGCGGCGGTGAGGCTCGGCATCCATCGCCTCGTGTACGCCTCGAGCGAGACCGTGCTGGGTCTGCCGTTCGACGTCGCGCCGCCGTACATCCCGGTCGACGAGGAGTACCCGCCGCGGCCCGAGTCGGTGTACTCGCTCGTGAAGACGCTCGAGGAGCGGATGGCGGTCGAGCTCGTGCGGTGGCACCCCGAGCTGTCGATCACGGGCCTGCGGTTCTCGAACGTGATGGTTCCGGAGGACTACGCCGCGTTCCCGTCGTACGACGCCGACGCAATGACCCGCAAGTGGAACCTGTGGGGCTACATCGACGCCCGGGACGGCGCGCAGGCCGTGCAGCGCGCGCTCGAGGTCGCGCCGCCCGGCTTCGAGACGTACATCATCGCCGCGGCCGACACCGTGATGTCGCGCCCCAACGCCGAACTCGTCGCCGAGGTCTTCCCCGGCGTCGAGACCCGCGAGTTCGGCGAGCACGACACCCTGCTCTCCATCGACAAGGCCCGGCGCGTGCTCGGGTACGCCCCGCAGCATTCGTGGCGGGATCACGTCACGGGGTCATGA
- a CDS encoding sugar ABC transporter substrate-binding protein gives MTNTRRRAAGWRAATALLLSGALMGLAGCAGGGAATPAEDIPAEGTDDGTTLTLWTRAPLEKQANLLVDAYNASHENQVELTVVPNDDYVAKVGAAAGSGGLPDLFAADIVYVPNWVEQGLFQDISAQVDGLDEKDQINQGHLSAGTDTDGKEHVLPFVLDLSMLFWNKELFEEAGLDPEKAPATMAEYADAAKKIQALGKDGVYGTATGLNCGGCLVFTWFPGIWASGEEVLSDDGHESLLANDAAKEVYDTWRDLWESGAVLPSSQDEAGPTWTAGFTEGNVGLMFYPATLLSSTPFDAGVAGIPGVDGGASTFVGGDGIGISKDSEKAAQAWNFLTWLMSEDAQVEVLAKNNDVVSRADLADNEYAAKDPRLVTINEVAAQGDTPVALNFQQAFNAPGSPWLELVRNAVLEGTDTVDADNDAITEILAQ, from the coding sequence ATGACCAACACCCGACGTCGCGCCGCCGGCTGGCGCGCGGCGACCGCACTCCTCCTGTCAGGCGCCCTCATGGGCCTCGCCGGCTGCGCCGGCGGTGGCGCGGCGACGCCTGCGGAGGACATCCCGGCCGAGGGGACGGACGACGGGACGACCCTCACGCTCTGGACCCGCGCACCCCTCGAGAAGCAGGCGAACCTGCTTGTCGACGCCTACAACGCCTCGCACGAGAACCAGGTGGAGCTGACCGTCGTGCCCAACGACGACTACGTGGCGAAGGTCGGCGCCGCTGCCGGCTCAGGCGGGCTGCCCGACCTGTTCGCCGCCGACATCGTCTACGTCCCGAACTGGGTGGAGCAGGGCCTGTTCCAGGACATCAGCGCCCAGGTCGACGGCCTCGACGAGAAGGACCAGATCAACCAGGGCCACCTCTCGGCCGGGACGGACACCGACGGCAAGGAGCACGTCCTGCCCTTCGTGCTCGACCTGTCGATGCTGTTCTGGAACAAGGAGCTGTTCGAAGAGGCCGGACTCGACCCCGAGAAGGCGCCCGCCACCATGGCGGAGTACGCCGACGCGGCCAAGAAGATCCAGGCACTCGGCAAGGACGGCGTGTACGGCACCGCGACCGGCCTGAACTGCGGCGGATGCCTCGTCTTCACGTGGTTCCCCGGCATCTGGGCGTCCGGTGAAGAGGTGCTGAGCGACGACGGACACGAGTCGCTGCTGGCGAACGACGCCGCCAAGGAGGTCTACGACACCTGGCGGGATCTGTGGGAGTCGGGCGCCGTGCTTCCCAGCTCGCAGGACGAGGCGGGCCCCACCTGGACCGCAGGCTTCACCGAGGGCAACGTCGGCCTGATGTTCTACCCCGCGACGCTGCTGTCGTCGACCCCGTTCGACGCGGGCGTTGCCGGCATCCCGGGTGTCGACGGCGGCGCCTCGACCTTCGTCGGCGGGGACGGCATCGGCATCTCCAAGGACTCGGAGAAGGCCGCGCAGGCGTGGAACTTCCTCACCTGGCTGATGTCGGAGGATGCGCAGGTCGAGGTTCTAGCGAAGAACAACGACGTCGTCTCGCGCGCGGACCTCGCCGACAACGAGTACGCCGCGAAGGACCCTCGGCTCGTCACGATCAACGAGGTGGCCGCGCAGGGCGACACGCCCGTCGCGCTGAACTTCCAGCAAGCGTTCAACGCACCCGGCAGCCCCTGGCTGGAGCTCGTGCGCAACGCCGTGCTCGAAGGCACCGACACGGTCGACGCCGACAACGACGCCATCACCGAGATCCTCGCGCAGTGA